From Pseudomonadota bacterium, the proteins below share one genomic window:
- a CDS encoding ribose-phosphate pyrophosphokinase, whose amino-acid sequence MERLKIFGGNSNPLLTNALCRDLCEPLSKGVVKRFSDGEIMVELHESMRGMHVFVVQSTSAPVNANLMELLIIIDALKRASAAEITAVIPYYGYARQDRKVAPRAPISAKLVADLLTVAGAQRVLTVDLHAGQIQGFFDIPVDHLYASPVLYSYVQNHIKGDLVVVSPDAGGVERARSFAKKLKVSLAIIDKRRSGPNVMEVMNVIGEIEGKTAILLDDMIDTAGTLTQAADTLVEKGATAVYGLATHGVLSGPALERIERSKIEKVVITDTIAPNDRTQACAKIEVLSVSSLLADAIKRIYFGDSVSALFG is encoded by the coding sequence ATGGAGAGACTGAAAATTTTCGGCGGCAACTCGAATCCGCTGCTTACCAATGCCTTGTGCCGTGACCTCTGTGAACCGCTCAGTAAAGGGGTGGTGAAACGTTTCAGTGACGGCGAGATTATGGTGGAGTTGCATGAAAGCATGCGGGGGATGCATGTTTTTGTGGTTCAGTCTACCTCTGCGCCGGTAAATGCAAACCTGATGGAGCTGCTGATAATCATTGATGCCTTGAAACGGGCTTCCGCGGCGGAAATAACCGCAGTTATTCCCTATTATGGTTATGCTCGTCAGGATCGCAAGGTGGCGCCGCGCGCCCCCATCTCCGCCAAACTGGTAGCTGACCTGCTGACGGTTGCCGGCGCGCAAAGGGTTCTGACTGTCGACTTACACGCCGGCCAGATTCAGGGTTTTTTTGATATCCCGGTAGACCATCTCTATGCTTCTCCAGTGCTTTACTCTTATGTGCAGAATCATATCAAAGGTGATCTGGTGGTTGTTTCCCCAGATGCCGGAGGGGTTGAAAGAGCTCGTTCCTTTGCCAAGAAGCTCAAGGTTTCGCTGGCGATTATCGATAAACGCAGAAGCGGTCCCAATGTCATGGAAGTGATGAATGTCATCGGGGAAATTGAAGGGAAAACCGCGATTCTGCTGGATGATATGATTGATACGGCAGGAACCCTGACCCAGGCGGCCGACACCTTGGTTGAAAAAGGAGCGACCGCCGTATACGGGCTGGCCACGCATGGAGTGCTTTCCGGTCCGGCATTGGAAAGAATTGAAAGATCAAAAATTGAAAAGGTTGTTATAACCGATACGATTGCGCCGAATGATCGAACCCAGGCCTGCGCCAAGATCGAGGTTCTTTCGGTTTCGTCCTTGCTGGCTGATGCCATTAAGAGAATCTATTTCGGTGATTCGGTCAGCGCCCTTTTCGGTTGA
- the moaC gene encoding cyclic pyranopterin monophosphate synthase MoaC, with translation MSGLSHLDIRGQAAMVDVGGKAETRRYARAWGMIRMDPATLQLVTSQKLAKGDVFAAARLAGVMAAKRTGDLIPLCHPLPLTWVSLELFPLVSQSAVVIIAEASLVGRTGIEMEALMAVTVAGLTLYDMCKAVDKSMILEQVSLLEKKGGRSGHYWAPQACRLRVGIVTELEIGDRVEWKMGDGQTVSFHHRQAAGLLLAESDAKGLAMIQSIRDEEDKVVVMGGVLLQTLPCRSPSSQGGFAVVKPGMIENEALLAVLG, from the coding sequence ATGTCGGGCTTGAGTCATCTTGATATTCGCGGCCAGGCCGCCATGGTCGATGTCGGTGGTAAGGCGGAAACCCGGCGTTACGCTCGGGCCTGGGGCATGATTCGGATGGACCCCGCCACCTTGCAGCTGGTGACTTCGCAAAAGCTGGCGAAGGGAGATGTCTTCGCGGCGGCACGTTTGGCGGGGGTCATGGCGGCCAAGCGTACCGGAGACTTGATTCCGCTCTGCCATCCTTTGCCTTTGACCTGGGTGTCACTGGAGCTCTTTCCCCTGGTCTCGCAATCGGCCGTGGTGATAATTGCTGAGGCTTCCTTAGTCGGTCGCACTGGAATCGAGATGGAGGCGCTGATGGCGGTCACCGTTGCGGGCCTGACGCTTTACGATATGTGTAAAGCGGTCGATAAGTCAATGATTCTGGAGCAGGTTTCCCTGCTTGAAAAAAAGGGGGGCCGCAGCGGGCATTATTGGGCTCCGCAGGCCTGCCGACTTCGGGTTGGGATCGTGACCGAGCTTGAAATCGGAGACCGAGTCGAGTGGAAAATGGGAGACGGCCAGACCGTCTCATTTCATCACCGCCAAGCGGCCGGTTTGCTCCTGGCTGAATCAGATGCGAAAGGACTCGCCATGATTCAGTCAATTCGGGATGAAGAGGATAAGGTGGTTGTTATGGGTGGGGTTTTATTGCAGACTTTGCCTTGTCGTAGTCCGTCTTCTCAGGGGGGGTTTGCGGTTGTTAAACCTGGTATGATTGAAAATGAGGCGCTGCTGGCGGTGCTCGGTTAA
- the moaA gene encoding GTP 3',8-cyclase MoaA, translated as MEDGHNRRVSYVRISVTDRCNLRCRYCTAPAFFDRQPLEILSYEEIVKVAEVLVGMGIDKIRLTGGEPLVRRHLDKLIARLAGIYGINDISLTTNGVLLGKLARPLWQSGLRRVNISLDSLRRQRFLEITGRDYFNQVRGGIEAALEVGFSPVKINVVVMRGVNDDELADFAELTMHRPLQVRFIEYMPIGSSSEWRENKVVTGARILERISRDYGPPEEVPAELGGPARLYRLSGSQGRIGVITPLSNHFCAACNRIRITADGRLRPCLLSDNEYDLKKVLRSGGDEAAIAALFRQAVASKLAEHALACNAERKCTRLMSTIGG; from the coding sequence TTGGAAGACGGGCATAATCGCCGGGTCAGCTATGTTCGGATCTCGGTTACTGATCGCTGCAATCTGCGCTGTCGCTATTGTACAGCTCCGGCTTTTTTCGATCGTCAACCTCTGGAGATTCTCAGTTATGAAGAGATCGTCAAGGTCGCTGAAGTCCTGGTTGGCATGGGAATCGACAAGATCAGGCTGACCGGAGGAGAGCCGCTGGTGCGCCGTCATCTTGATAAGCTGATTGCCCGGCTGGCCGGAATCTACGGCATCAACGATATCAGCCTGACCACCAACGGCGTACTTCTCGGGAAACTGGCGCGACCGCTCTGGCAGTCAGGCCTGCGACGGGTTAATATCAGTCTTGACAGCTTGCGGCGGCAGCGCTTCCTGGAGATCACCGGGCGGGATTATTTTAATCAGGTGCGAGGCGGCATCGAGGCTGCACTGGAGGTCGGATTTTCTCCCGTCAAAATCAATGTCGTGGTCATGCGCGGGGTTAATGATGATGAACTTGCGGATTTTGCCGAATTAACCATGCATCGGCCTTTGCAGGTCAGGTTCATCGAATATATGCCGATCGGGTCATCTTCCGAATGGCGGGAAAACAAGGTGGTGACGGGAGCCCGAATTCTCGAGCGGATCAGCCGGGATTATGGTCCTCCGGAAGAAGTGCCGGCTGAATTGGGTGGGCCGGCCCGGCTTTATCGCCTCTCCGGGAGTCAGGGGCGAATTGGGGTGATTACCCCGCTGAGTAATCATTTTTGTGCTGCCTGTAACCGCATTCGAATCACGGCTGATGGCCGCCTGCGACCCTGTCTGCTTTCCGACAATGAATATGATTTGAAAAAGGTTCTGCGCTCGGGTGGGGATGAGGCGGCTATTGCCGCTCTTTTTCGCCAAGCGGTGGCGTCTAAATTGGCGGAACATGCCCTGGCCTGTAATGCCGAGCGCAAATGTACTCGACTGATGTCGACAATCGGTGGCTGA
- the ispE gene encoding 4-(cytidine 5'-diphospho)-2-C-methyl-D-erythritol kinase translates to MLKSARKASVLSDSVSGVPGFCRALLTPAKINLGLKIVRRRSDGYHDIYSVMEPISLADTLYCEFTPAPDQAFSIDCPQLAALAGEDNLVLKAARRMVEIADRRGCRKTGSWNFFLDKKIPTGAGLGGGSSNAAAVISLLDNFLELNLQESEIVATAAAVGADVPFFLNPGLVLVTGTGDHLTRLGPPRPRYYLLVKPPFSVDTAWAYSALHLGCETRMISYDVGQFQQGATTYGYELENDFELVVSRRYPMLAEIRQRMTACSGCLGARMSGSGSVIYAVYADLENALRAERQMQHSLRGQGCCFYVARNLVGT, encoded by the coding sequence TTGCTGAAATCGGCAAGAAAAGCATCAGTATTGAGTGATTCTGTGAGTGGCGTCCCAGGTTTTTGCAGAGCCCTTTTAACCCCGGCCAAGATCAATCTCGGACTTAAAATTGTCAGACGGCGGTCGGACGGCTATCATGATATCTATAGTGTCATGGAGCCGATTTCCCTGGCCGATACATTGTATTGTGAGTTCACGCCGGCGCCTGACCAGGCTTTTTCCATTGACTGTCCTCAGTTGGCTGCGTTGGCCGGGGAAGATAATCTGGTTCTTAAAGCAGCCCGCCGGATGGTGGAAATTGCTGATCGCCGGGGCTGCCGGAAAACCGGTAGCTGGAATTTTTTTCTTGATAAAAAAATTCCTACTGGAGCCGGGTTGGGCGGGGGGAGCAGCAACGCCGCCGCTGTGATCAGTTTGCTCGATAACTTTCTTGAACTCAACCTGCAAGAGTCGGAGATTGTCGCTACCGCCGCCGCGGTTGGTGCCGATGTGCCTTTTTTCCTCAATCCGGGGCTGGTTCTGGTCACCGGGACCGGTGACCATCTGACGCGCCTAGGGCCACCGCGGCCCCGTTATTATCTGCTCGTGAAACCTCCGTTCTCCGTTGATACGGCCTGGGCTTATTCGGCTTTGCATCTGGGTTGCGAGACGAGGATGATAAGTTATGATGTCGGGCAATTCCAGCAGGGCGCGACGACGTACGGGTATGAACTGGAGAATGATTTTGAGCTGGTTGTGTCGCGTCGTTACCCCATGCTTGCAGAGATAAGGCAAAGAATGACTGCATGCTCGGGTTGTCTCGGAGCGCGAATGAGTGGCAGCGGTTCGGTGATTTACGCGGTTTATGCCGACCTTGAAAACGCTCTCCGGGCGGAAAGACAGATGCAGCATAGTCTGCGGGGGCAGGGTTGCTGTTTTTACGTGGCCAGGAACTTAGTCGGGACTTGA
- a CDS encoding aminoacyl-tRNA hydrolase, producing the protein MTLKLDSGHYLIIGLGNPGPEYVGTRHNIGFLQLDALLEANNIAHSFCFLDAYCTEVFFLTLADKPVWLLKPQTFMNQSGLALRAVLKDNPDLDLGKVVVVHDDLDLQLGRIKFKSGGGSGGHNGLNSVLHEIGSDRFLRLRLGIDSGLRNRDTVGFVLSPFADSEKGLMREVLRRGGEALRILLQNGPVVAMNQTNCRISV; encoded by the coding sequence ATGACTCTGAAACTGGATTCAGGGCATTACCTGATCATCGGCCTTGGTAATCCGGGGCCTGAGTATGTCGGAACTCGTCATAATATCGGCTTTCTGCAGCTTGATGCCCTGTTGGAAGCAAATAATATCGCGCATTCCTTTTGTTTTCTGGATGCGTACTGTACTGAGGTTTTTTTCTTAACGCTGGCTGATAAACCGGTCTGGTTGCTGAAGCCGCAAACCTTTATGAATCAGAGCGGTTTGGCGTTAAGGGCGGTGCTGAAAGACAATCCCGATCTTGATCTAGGTAAAGTCGTGGTCGTGCATGATGATCTCGATCTTCAGCTGGGACGGATTAAATTTAAGTCCGGAGGGGGTAGCGGCGGTCATAACGGTCTGAACTCAGTGCTGCACGAGATCGGAAGTGATCGTTTTCTGCGGCTGAGGCTGGGTATCGACAGTGGCCTGCGGAATCGGGATACGGTAGGGTTCGTACTTTCACCCTTTGCGGACAGCGAGAAGGGCCTGATGCGGGAGGTTTTGCGAAGGGGCGGCGAGGCACTGCGGATTTTATTGCAAAATGGACCGGTTGTCGCCATGAATCAGACCAATTGTCGGATTAGCGTTTAG
- a CDS encoding Hsp20/alpha crystallin family protein: protein MGRKKDETIEMLFSMKNKMDRFFSASDNEFNLDPHSGSQWSPSMDLFDSGDEYLMIVEVPGVEKDQLELSVCADKVVIKGWREDSAAFTRAEVLCLERVRGRFERVILLSDAVDAEGVKASLKNGVLTVRLPKKIAEIGKKSISIE, encoded by the coding sequence ATGGGACGAAAAAAAGATGAAACCATTGAGATGCTTTTTTCCATGAAAAATAAGATGGATCGTTTCTTTTCTGCCTCTGATAATGAATTTAACCTGGACCCGCATTCCGGCAGCCAATGGTCTCCCTCCATGGATCTCTTTGATTCGGGGGATGAATATCTGATGATAGTTGAAGTTCCGGGAGTGGAAAAAGATCAGCTTGAGCTATCTGTCTGCGCGGATAAGGTGGTGATCAAGGGTTGGCGCGAGGATAGTGCCGCCTTTACCAGGGCGGAGGTTCTTTGTTTGGAACGAGTCAGAGGGCGCTTTGAAAGAGTAATCCTGCTCTCCGATGCGGTTGATGCGGAGGGGGTTAAGGCCAGTCTGAAAAATGGAGTGTTGACGGTTCGCCTGCCCAAAAAAATTGCTGAAATCGGCAAGAAAAGCATCAGTATTGAGTGA
- a CDS encoding 50S ribosomal protein L25 gives MAISELVVESRTESGKGYAARLRKTGKIPAVRYGKQCPVSFFAVDRSAMERLLSEGGGSSLVALNVDGKGQNDEFLSIVKEVQRDPVSGRLIHADFYGVRYGVPILVEVPVVFEGKARGVAEGGLLQPVRRTLEIRCLPRKIPEHIVVDVTSLGIGDAIHVNDLRVEDVEFVAPVNFTIVTVQGVSGDVAVEGESEA, from the coding sequence ATGGCTATTTCCGAATTAGTGGTAGAAAGTAGAACGGAGAGCGGCAAGGGGTATGCTGCCAGATTACGTAAAACCGGAAAAATTCCTGCCGTGAGATATGGAAAACAGTGTCCGGTCAGTTTTTTTGCGGTCGACCGCTCCGCGATGGAGCGTCTTCTCAGCGAGGGCGGCGGCAGTTCATTGGTCGCCCTGAATGTAGATGGCAAAGGCCAGAATGATGAGTTTCTGTCAATTGTTAAGGAGGTGCAGCGAGACCCGGTCAGTGGCCGTCTGATTCATGCCGATTTCTACGGGGTTCGTTACGGGGTGCCGATCTTGGTCGAAGTTCCCGTGGTTTTTGAAGGTAAGGCGAGGGGAGTGGCGGAAGGCGGTCTGCTTCAGCCGGTGCGGAGAACCCTTGAGATCAGGTGCCTGCCTCGTAAAATTCCTGAGCATATTGTCGTTGATGTCACTTCTTTGGGCATCGGGGATGCGATTCACGTCAATGACCTTCGGGTAGAGGACGTCGAATTTGTGGCGCCGGTCAATTTTACGATAGTTACGGTTCAGGGCGTCAGCGGCGATGTCGCAGTCGAGGGAGAATCGGAGGCGTAA